The region AACACACATGGCGAGCATGTGGAGCGAGAATAAAATTCTAGACGAAGATACGCCCCTAACGAACACCTTTGTAACATCGACGACGGTAGATGGCCGTGAGATAGAGCTTGTCACATGGGATACCAGAAGCTTGGACATGTACGAGAGCTTGCGTCGCCTGTCGTATGAGGGAACGCACATCGTGTTAATCTGCTTTGACATCACCGACCCAGATTCGTTTGACAACATTGAGGAAATGGTACGTTGGCAATCTACTAAATCAAACGACTACATCATTATAAATTCTGACAGCATCAAACAGTGGAACCCAGAGGTTAACCAATACCTCCAAGATGTACCCAAAGTTCTCGTTGGCTGCAAAATGGATCTACGAAATAGCGAGACAGCGCTCGCTGGTTTGCGTCTCCGAAACCTCATGCCAGTCTCTCCATATGCTGTAGGTATCACCATACTCCTCATAATTCACGAAACTGACATCGTACACAGGCAGATAAACTTGCAATCAAGATACAAGCACTGGCCTACTTTGAAACATCGGCTGTGAAGAACCAAGGCCTCACGGAGCTCTTCGACTACGTCGCAGATGCTGCAGCAAAACTAGCACCAAAGCGCAGATCTGGAGCTATCAGAAGAGTCTTGTCGAGAGGTCAGATCAATTTGAAATTCCTGTATTGAGAGACAGTAAGGGAAGTCTTGAAAGCTACGATGCAGCCAGTCTTCCGAGCGTATGTAATTACAGAATCGTGCACAGAGGACAAGACAGCCAGGATTAATGATGGGGATATGTAAGAAGTGCGATATTTTTATAATTTAGTGTATCTGGAGACCATAGAATAACGCTCGTCGGTAGTTTCTGTTCTCCCCTCTCTTTCCACCGCTCGAAACATGAGCTTCTTCCAACTTTATTTTTGACATCATTTTTGCACCTATTTTTAATTAAATAATTCAGCTTTTCAGAATAGAAGCACAGAAAATCACAGTGTTCATGCCGTGCCCTGCTCCTCGGTCTTTTTTGGGAGAAACGGGAGACACACCATCAAATAAGCTTTCCGTTCATTTTAACCAGCATTCCAAAGCCGGTGTGATAAAGAGAAAAAGAAACCAAGACCCCCATAGTTTTATACACCCCACGTACAAACAGCCCACAGATAGCAAGCTTGCACAACGATTTTGAATCTCCCAGACATAGACCTCCCTCAGTTGGATTTTGGTACCCGCATATATGTCTTATTAGACCATTTTTTCGACATCAACCCTCTCATACACAACTTTCAAGAATCTCATCATGCCAATGGTCAGCCCTTTTTTTCAAGAACAAAGAACGGGAAAGCAGAAACCATTGGGGAAGGCATCTGCGTCTTTCGGAAAACGGAGAACGCAGAAAACATCCTTGGAGTCTCTATGCGATCTTTGAGAAAACAGGACACACTCATCCTACCTTTAAAGTTCAAGTTTATTTAGAAAAGAGGGTGGACGCACACAACATTAACGGCTTTTTCCTAGTAGTTTAAGAAAACCAGGCCACACGCATGTATCGAAGATCCTTTTTGTTAAATTCAGAAAAGAGAGGGAacgcacacacacaccaTGTCCTTTCTTTCTGAAGCTTTTGAAGAAAACAGGACATAGCTACAGATCCCGACCTTTTTAGTTTCGACCCCAGACAAGGGAAGTGTTGTAAAGGAGTGATGGAGGAGCCAACACGGTAGGCTTTTATATAGCACGTCCATGGCTGTTTGCATCGGACACGAGGGCTCATGTACCCATGTGCTGGATGTAATGATATTTTACGCGCCCTCAAAGCATTTTTTTTGAATTTTGAAGCTCAGGAAAGCAGAAAGCCCTCATGCGGCGAATGATATGCCCTTTTAGCCTCCTCGTGATGCCCTTTTTGTTGTATGACTTTTTTCATGTTTCCAGTATTTTTCAGCCACACCACTCTCTCGCCGTTATCGACAACTGCTTCACTTGTTTTTGGAAGTCTCGAGCAACCCCACTCTCCCCTCGTCATCGGATCCTTCTTTCTCTGATTTCAGTATTTTTCAGGTACATCGCTCTCCTGTCGTCATCAGACTTTTCCTTAACCGCTTTTTGAAATTCTCAAACCACACCACTCTCCCCCGCTCATCAGTGTGATTCCTGCATGTTTCTAAACCCTCTCAGCCACCAAACGACTCGAAATGCATTTAgaaccaccaccaccacaacagcaGCAGGAAAAAACATATCTTCCTCTTGAACGGTTGATTTTAGTGTAATTTCAgaacccccccccccccccccccatGTGTCATTTCTTTCAGTTTTTGGAACGGGGGAGACACGACAACATCACATGTTGACAAAGGCTTTTTTTATTTAGAAGAATACGGATAGAAGGAAGAATGTAGAAGGAAGAATGTAGAAGGACGAGAGAAAGTGCCACGCCGAGTATATTTTTATATGTCCATCTCCATTTCTCCCCATGTGGGATATCGAAGCACGTTTTTAGAATGAGCGGGGGCATGTATACGCCAGCCCTCCTCCCATCGCCGTTTTCCGAGCTAGTTTTTTCCGTGAAAAGCCAGAATTTTAGGTAAAAAAGGTGCTGGAAACATACATCTATCTCTTTGAGTCCGTTTTAAGAACGCACAGAAAAAGAACAGGAAAGAACCACAAAAGTACAAGGGAAGGATTTTGAAAGCCCGGGACATTTCCAAATTTTGGGTGAGTTTCAGGAGGAAAAAGAGAGGAAAGACATCGCTTCGATGTCGTGCGATTTTTAAAAAAAAAATTCGAGAGAATAAAGTAGTGTTTATGAAGGAAAGGAAAGAGGGAGAGAGGACAAGCAGTGAGCAGTATTTATATACCCGTGCCAAGCAAACGAAAAAGCAAACACACATCAATCACATCGACATCAAAAACCTACACTCATGTCACGTCACGTCACCTCATCACTTTATCACATAACCCGTACACCCCGCAAATTTTGGAAAAAAAAATAAAAAACTCCGGCACATTTTCATTTCGATTACTGTCAATAAGCTACCCAATACCCCACCCTACCCAACCCTACCCTCTCCACCCAGACATAGAGAGAGAGACGCCACCACTAAACGCCATCCTCATCATCCAACCAACCAAAAATAAAACCCGGGTATGATGCAAAAGAACAAACACACCCCAGtctccctcatctccttcAGCATCAATCCGTCATCCCATCTCCCATACCAAAAAGCTAGAAGAAAAAAAGGCGAAAATGAGATTCGTTCCAATCAAGGTATTAACTACAAGTCATTAACACcagcgtcgtcgtcgtcgtcaatTCTCCGACGCGCTGCTGTGGGTGGGGTCCCGGCCAAAGCCCAAGGGGAAACAAAGTCGAAAAGAGAAACAAGAATGAGGTATATTGCATGGGAAAAACATGCATGTTCAACGAATTTGCTGGGAATAGAGTTTGGGGAAGAGATGCATATGTAAGGAGTACTTGGCTGACCATGTGTGACGATGTGAGCTAGACCAAGAGAAGGTGGTGAGCTGGAGTTGGATCGGAGAGGCGATGTGGGTGATGAGGATACTGGGGCTGGTCGATGTTGACAGTAGTTAGATCCAACACTTCCGATGTGGCCCGCACAACATCCGTCTCGACTTCCTGAGCCCCAATGTCAGCTTGGGAGAAGCTCCACTGGGGTACACACGTGCGGGGGTTTGGATGGTATCGGAAGGTGAGTGAGGGAAGTCGGGTCTGGTCGCTACAAGTGCCTCATCAGACGTGCAGTTGCCCTCAAGAAGAATTGATAGAGAGTCGGGAGATGCACCACGTCTTGCTGGCTCTGGTGGAATAGGCAGAGACTGGCGACCACTGTCGAGTCGATTAGATGGCACCTCCATACCCGTGATGATATCGTCCCAAGTTGACGTATTTGCCCCCACTCGTAATTCTCCCGGGACCATGATGCCCAGCCCCACTCTACCTCTCTGGCTACTCGTGCCGAAACCAGTTCTTTTTCTCGCGCAAACACGAGATGTCAGCACACGGCCAACTCAAGCACTCAGAACATCTAGTGGTAACGCGGAGGAGTCCCTTGGCCGTTGGGCACACCGTTAGGTTGGAACTCCATCTCGCGCTTCATCATGTCGAGAGTTGAGGGGAAGTATGGCTCGACGCCATAAGTCTTGAGGTAGCTGGCTGTCTTCTCGATGCGCTTGATCTCGCGCTTGACGTCCCAGCCCTCGCCCTCGCCAAAGCGACGCTGCACCACGTCGACCATGGTCTCGTCGAGCCTGTTGTAGAAGTCGCGGCGTGCTGCAATGTCGCCGGCATCGGCGCTATCGATACCGCCGTGCGAGTTGAGGTTGCCGCCGAGCTTCAGGATGAGATCGAAGGCATAGCGGGGTCCCGACGGCAGCAGCGTCAGGCGCTGGATATCGGGCAGGAACTTGAGCATGGCGGAGGCAAAGTGCGACGAGGAAATAGAGTCGTTGAGGTCGTCCTGAAGACGGTGCAGGTCGAAGTTGACAATGGTGATCTTGCGGTCGAGCTGCGCGTTGAGAGTGGGGGCAGCGTCAGCAGTTGTCGTGTCCATGATCTTTGCGATGGAAGCAGGCACGTCTATGGCTGTCAGTATGTCGTCGGAAGAGGGCGGAGGAGAATTGACTCACCAGGTCGCAGCCCCCGCTTGTCAATCCAGTTGTGCACTTCTGCGCGCTGCTGCTCAAGCTGATCTACCCATGCCTGCATGTCGGCAAGCTGGCTCTCGAGCTGCTCAATCTTCTCCTGGTAGGGCTGCACGGCCTGGTTGAAGGCGGCAGTAATCAGATCGGGCATGCCCATGCCGATGGGGTTGGTGTTGCCGGTAGGCGGAACTGCCTGGGTCCTGATGGGCATGGCGTTGTGTTGTGGTGGAGGGTTCTGAGCGAAGACCGGCTCCTGGGGTTGCTGTTGGCGGGGATACATATCTTGGTCCTCGGTGGGTGAAAGCGGTTGGCTGTGGTGGGACTCCTTGCGACTCGATTCCGGGCGCTTATCTACGTAATCGTCGAACGACTGTGAGCGAGGATTCGGCTCGTTTTCGACGTAACTGTTTGCCCTACTTCGTCGATTCTTGAAGAACATTATGCAAAAGAAACAGGCTGCGGCGCAGAGTAAAGGTCGGTGTGGTTATAAGCTGGCTACGGGCGGGAAGCGAGATAGCGCCGGCTGCAAAGTGAATGGTTGGGTATTTGACGGCCTGAGATTCGCAGAAAATGTGCGAGGTTGACTTGTTCTAGGCGGTGGCTGGGATCCAATTCCCGGAAACGAAACAGTTAGCGATAATGAGCGCCACGTTGCACACACACCGCGCAGTTGTACAAAAGGTATTGTATCTGCCACGGACCAAGGGTAAACAATACGGTGGGAAGCTAACGAGGTGCCCGAGGACATGTGCAGACTTTGGTTGTCGTGCTGGCAAGCTCCCTCAAGCGTTGGGTGCGACCATTATAGACTGCAGCAGCCACCCCCCGCTAGTTGTGGACCCGGCCGCCCGCTACCAGCCGCCTCCCAGCCTCAACCCCCCAGTCTATACTGCAATTGTCACTCGCCCGTTGTCGAGTCTTGAGCCGACAACCGGATTGACCACAAGACACCACGCAACGGATTGAATCAGCCACATGAGCCAGCACATTGAGCGTCATCCGACACCCTTCTTCCCCTTTATCACCTTTGTTGCCCGGCAACGCCACATTACCTCAACAGGACCCATGCCTCTTATCAACGTCATGTTAATGCGCACACCACCTAATGCATGCAATGCCCTGCCGTTGCACTACCAGCTATCTGGCTGAACCATACTTTTTCTTCCCTTTTAATATCATTATTAACATTATCTGACGTCGAAGCATCCAACAACATCGAAATAGTTCTAAATAACAACTCGTCGCTTTCTCATTGGATGTCCCCACTGATTTCTGTACATGGTTTAGTTGTTGCATATCTTTATGGTCCTATTTCCATCAGAATTGTGGTATCCGCTTCTAAAGTGACATACGAAGGTGAGTCTTCTGTCATCGCTACCTGGCTGCTAACCATTTCCGTCCCCATACACATTATCGTCGTCTGGAGAAGACAGCAGAAACTACAGTTGAGGCATTTGTATTAAACCTAAAGATTCACAGACATGTAGCCGAGGTGATGTCGATACAGACACTATTCAACATAGTATCAGAAAAAAGGAACTTTCCAACGAGACAACCCCAGTTCAAATTACACAAGCTCGGACTGTCCTACTCATTGCTTTTATCTAAACCCTACAAA is a window of Pyrenophora tritici-repentis strain M4 chromosome 2, whole genome shotgun sequence DNA encoding:
- a CDS encoding Tymo-45kd-70kd domain containing protein, with translation MFFKNRRSRANSYVENEPNPRSQSFDDYVDKRPESSRKESHHSQPLSPTEDQDMYPRQQQPQEPVFAQNPPPQHNAMPIRTQAVPPTGNTNPIGMGMPDLITAAFNQAVQPYQEKIEQLESQLADMQAWVDQLEQQRAEVHNWIDKRGLRPDVPASIAKIMDTTTADAAPTLNAQLDRKITIVNFDLHRLQDDLNDSISSSHFASAMLKFLPDIQRLTLLPSGPRYAFDLILKLGGNLNSHGGIDSADAGDIAARRDFYNRLDETMVDVVQRRFGEGEGWDVKREIKRIEKTASYLKTYGVEPYFPSTLDMMKREMEFQPNGVPNGQGTPPRYH